The genomic window GGCGTGGACTCCCGTGCCATCCGGCTGGCGCTGCTGGACCGCCACTACCGCACCGAGTGGGAGTGGACCGATGAGCTCCTCGCCGCCGCGCAGGCCCGTCTGCAGCGGTGGCGCTCAGCCATGTCCACAGACGGAGGGCCCGACTCGGCGGCGACGATCGCGGCGGTGCGGGCTGCTCTCGCGGACGACCTGGACTCTCCGAGGGCCCTGGACGCCGTGGACACGTGGTGCGAGGAGTCCCTCGGCTCCGGAGGGGACGTCACCAGCGCGCCGGGAGACCTCGCCCGTGCGGTGGATGCCCTGCTGGGCGTGCGTCTGTGACGGTTCAGCCCGGACCGTTGGTGTCCTCGCCACGCCGACGCAGGTAACGCTCGAACTCCTTGGCTATCGCATCGCCGCTGGCCTCCGGCAGCTCGGAGGTGTCCTGGGCGCTCTCGAGGGCCGTGACGTACTCGGCGATGTCCTCGTCGCTGGTGGCGAGCTCGTCGACGCCTCGCTCCCAGGCACGCGACTCCTCCTCGAGCTCGCCGTGCTCGATGACCGTGTCGAGCAGGTCCTCAAGCTGCCCGATGAGGGCCAGGCTCGCCTTGGGGCAGGGGACCTGCGCGGCGTAGTGCGGGACGGCGGCCCACGAGGAGATCGAGACCATCTCGGCCTGGTGGGCGCCATCGGCCACGACCCCGGTGATGCCCGTCGGCCCCTCGTACTGCAAGGGCTCGAGCTCGAGCCGGTGCGAGGTCATCTCGTCGGGGCTGGAGGAGGAGACCGGGATGGGCCGCGTGTGCGCGACATCGGCCAGGAGCGAGCCCAGGCAGATGACCGTCTCGACGCCGTGGGTGACACCCAGGTCGAGCAGCTCGGTGGTGAAGGCTCGCCAGCGGAAGGAGGGTTCTGCGCCGGTGACGAGCAGCACGTCGCGACCGAGGCTGTCGGGGGAGGCGAGCAGGACGCGGGTGGTGTCCCAGTGGATACCCCGTCCGTTGCCCTGGTTGGCCATCCGCGGGCGGGTGACCTGGAAGTCGTAGTAGTCCTCGGGGTCGATCGCGGCGACGGTCTCGGCGTCCCACAGCTCGATGAGGTGCTCGATGACGCGGGAAGCGGCTTCGCCGGCGTCGTTCCACCCCTCGAAGGCGAGGATCATCACCGGGTCGTGGAGCTCTGGGACGTCCTCGATCTCGATCACGTTCCCCAGCCTACGACGCGTGACGGTGCCACCGTGGGCTACGGTCGACGAGCCACCACGACGGAAGGGGTCACATGGACCGGGTACGAGGACAGGTCGCCGTCATCACCGGCGGGGCCAGCGGTATCGGACTCGCCAGCGCGCAGCTGCTCGCGGCCGAGGGCGCGGCGGTCGTCATCGGGGACCTCACCCACGAGGACGCCAGCCGTGCGGCAGCGCAGATCACCGCCGATGGCGGCCGCGCGATCGGCGTGGCCGTGGACGTCATGGAGGAGGAGTCCCTCGCGGCTCTCATCGACACGGCCGTCGCCGAATTCGGCCGACTGGACGTGATGTGCAACCACGTGGGCGGCAGCAACCCGCGCAAGGACCTGGACGTGCTCGGCCTGGACATGGACGAGTTCGACCGGGTGATGCGCCTCAACGTCCGCAGCACCGTGCTGGG from Janibacter cremeus includes these protein-coding regions:
- a CDS encoding PAC2 family protein produces the protein MIEIEDVPELHDPVMILAFEGWNDAGEAASRVIEHLIELWDAETVAAIDPEDYYDFQVTRPRMANQGNGRGIHWDTTRVLLASPDSLGRDVLLVTGAEPSFRWRAFTTELLDLGVTHGVETVICLGSLLADVAHTRPIPVSSSSPDEMTSHRLELEPLQYEGPTGITGVVADGAHQAEMVSISSWAAVPHYAAQVPCPKASLALIGQLEDLLDTVIEHGELEEESRAWERGVDELATSDEDIAEYVTALESAQDTSELPEASGDAIAKEFERYLRRRGEDTNGPG